ATtacccgacaagtttgtggctggttGCATAATTGCAATGCTGCCTTCTTCAAGGAGGAACTTCGCCACTTCTCTGAAACATAGGAGACATGAGATATCAGTTGAAAGTCTGATAGCGCcccttgatgttgaggagaaagctcggaAGAAGGATACTGTTGAGATAGGAGACCAAGGTCAGTCTAGCGCCAACATGgtctagaaattcccacgtggcaagaacaaagtcatcaagactactaccttcaagaagaagaaaaataaggctAAGATGAGTTGCTTTACTTGTGGTGAGCTTGGACACTTCTCTAAGGATTGTCCAGAGCGTGCAGACCGCAAGGGCAGAAAGGCAAATGGGCCCAAGGATGTCAACATGGTGACCATAGGCAACACTGGAGACGGGTACGGTAATTTACCTActgttctttcagtttttcattccactagttggtggcttgatacgggtaccaatgttcatgtgtgtgctgacatCTCCATGTTTTCTTCTTACCAAGTCGCCCGGGGTTCCTCCGTACTGATGaggaatgggtcacatgctattgttcatggtgttggtatggtagatctgaagtttacttcgggaaagatcaTGCAGCTAaggaacgtgcagcatgtccctactATCAACAAGAATTTAGTGAGCGGGTCGGTCCTATGTAAGGACGGGTTTAAGGTAGTGCTagagtccaataaattagtcatGTCTAAACATGGACAATTCATTagtaaaggctatgagtgcggaggcttgttccacTTTTTCCTTGCAAATTTCTGTAATAAATCAGTGAACCATATTTGTGGCAACGTTAGTGATGGTGCAAGTACTTGGCATTCACGTTTGTGTCATATAAATTTTGCTTTAATGTCTCGGCTATCCAGCATGTGTTTAATTCCgaacttcaccattgccaaaggTTCCAAGTGCCAGAGTTGTGTGCAATCAAAACAACCTCGGAAGCCTCATAAGGCGGCTGAGGGGAGACACTCGGCACCTCTAGAACTCATACATTCTGATTTgtgcgagatgaatggtgtgttgacaaaaggtggaaagagatatttcatgactttgattgATGATGCGACAAGATTTTGCTACGTTTATTTGTTACAAACTAAGGATGAAGCATTAGACTACTTTAAAATTTATAAGGCTGAGGTTGAGAACCAACTTGAGGGAGCATtgcttatagatttttagtagtTAAATCTTAGGTCCCTGATATGCATGTTGATACTATTATGGAAtctcgtgatgcaacatttttcGAGAATATCTTTCCTCTTAAAGATATGAATAGCAACTCTAGACTTTCTGCTGAAATAAATACTGCACCTGTTGAGTCTTCTGAACAACCAAATGAGTTTGAGCATGAGGATGTCCTAGAGAAGGATGGCAGTGAAGCTCCTAGaaggagcaagagacaaaggGTTACaaaatcctttggtgatgatttcactgtgtACCTTGTGGATGCTACTCCCACGTCCATTGCTGAGGTAtatgcatctccagatgcagatgattggaaagaagctgtCCAAAGTGCGATGGATTtgattctttctaatggaacgtGGGAGTTTACTGAACGACCCTATGGTTGCAAACCAGTGGGATGtaagtgggtgttcaagaagaagcttaggcTTGATGGTACTATTGACAAGTACAAGGCTAGGATTGTGGCCAAAGGTTACACACAAAAGGAAGGTGAAAACTTCTTTGATACATATTCACCTGTTGCTAGACTGACCTCTATTCGAGCACTACTTTCTCTGGCTGCCTCGTATAGTCTTATCATCCACtagatggatgtaaagatagctttcctaaatggagagttggaagaggagatctatatggatcagcctgAGGGGTTTGCGGTGAAGGGTCAAGAAAGCAAGGTGTGTAAGTTGTTGAAGTCGTTGTATGttctgaaacaagcacctaaacAATGGCATGATAAGTTTGATAGAACTTTAACTTCTGCGAGCTTTGTCGTTAATGAGGCTGATAGATGCGTGTACTatcgccatggtgggggtgaaggagttatattgtgcttgtacgtggatgacatactgatctttggcacaaacattgatgtgatcaatgaggTCAAGTCTTTTCTATTACtgaattttgatatgaaagatctgggagaagctgatgttattatgaacatcaagctgattaaggatgagaatgggattactctttcGCAGTCTCATTATGTTGAGAAGGTCTTGAACCGTTTTGGTTACATAGACATTAAGTCTTCTCCAACACCTTATGATCCCAGCATGATActaaaaaagaacaagaaaacgGCGAAAGACCAACTGAGATACTCTTTGATAATCGGTTCActcatgtacttagctagcgCAACGAGACCTGATATATCCTTTGCTGTGAGCAAATTGAGCAGGTTCATGTCAAACCCGGGCATTGATCATTGACATGCAATTGAAAGGGTTATGCGCTACTTGGTGGGTACAATGAGCTATGGGATTCACTATTCTGGGCACCCTGCTGCGCTTGAGGGATATAGTGATTCGAACTGGTTATCAGACGCTGATGAACTATATGCCACGAGTGGGTATGTGTTtacccttggaggtggtgcgaTATCATGGAGGTCTTGTAAACAGACCATTTTGATGAAgtcaaccatggaagcagaGCTTACTGCTTTGGAAACAGCCACTGTTGAGGTAGAGTGACTGCGTGAACTCTTCATGGACTTGCCTGTTGTTGATAAACCAGTGTCGGCAATCCTTATCAACTGTGATAATTaaacggtgatagtcaaagtgaacagtGCTAAGGATAATGCGAAGTCATCAAGACATATCAAGAGACGACTGAAGTCTGTTAGGAAattgagaaactccggagtaataagtgtgacttatattcaaacAGATAGAAACTTAGCagatccctttacaaaagggctATCACGGAATGTGATAGAAGGTGCATCAAGGGAGATGGATATGAGACCCATTTGAGTTGTCATAGtagtaacccaacctatgtgatcggagatcccgtgaattagGATCTGGGAAGAACAAGCTATCGGTTGACTGAGGAGAGTAATTTTTTAAACCCTCTCTATGTGAAGatgcaatactctcaaatgCTGAGGCAAATATGCTGCAAGGCATGTGTGCTGTAAGGCAGGATGGCAATATGCCTTAATGTGTTTCTGTTGGCTGCAGGTGCCAGCCGCGGCCTCACCGCGGTCGCGCtggccttcctcctcctcctcgcctcgccggccgccgcggcgcgcgacaCGACCACTGTCGGCATGGAGCGCACGGAGGCCCAGGCGCGCGCCATGTACTAttagatatatgggcttggcccatataaatgataattctgaataaatctcaaaggcccattagcgtaaagagggggtacaccatctattagtcccatattgctaatagatgagggtaTTTGGACTTTCCTCCCTATATacatggaccacctccctcatggaaaagacgcaatatagactactatacgggaaggtCCCCAAGTTAGGatatccctaaggtggtctgtaCTAGTTAGATTTTTACCTCTTCTCGCTGTTGCGCGGCCACCgtaatctactccatcccgagtgtcggcgtgcaccgacgaacgggagagcaggtctccagaacctctcgctcttgtgatcctgcaccaggagagggcgaataaggtttttgggaagcgttCAGGGAgactgctcaaggtcttcaccacgATTCGTCTTCCGTCCAAGTCCGGCGTTGCGGCGGCTCATCGTCTTTAGCGTCGTCTACTGCGCTCCATCCGCAACACCGTGGTCGTTCCATCGGCACCGCTTCCCATCACGGCTGCACCCGCAAAGTACGTACGCCGTGATCTGATCTGTTACTTCAGCATGTTTTATGAAAACATGATGTTGTGCTTgctgttgcctagtatgttagagatttGCATGCTAGGTTTTATTCTTGCTATAAGAAATATAGTTCGGAATTTAATCATATAATTGCCTAATTTTCCAACATGTACGACTAGTGGCTCGCACGGCATCGAAAGGCGTACAaggccgccgtcggcggcgagaaGTACGACCGCCGGTTCCGGGCGTTCTGGGACAACCTCAGGTTCGTGGACGTGCacaacgccggcgccggcacgcgCGGCTACTGCCTCGGGATGAACCGCTTTGCCGACCTCACCAACGAGGAGTTCCGCGCCGCATACCTCAGCGCCAGCgccacgggcggcggcaggggacGCGGTGCCGCCGTGACCATCGGGGAGAGGTACCGCCACGATGGCGTCGAGGCCCTGCCGGAGTGTGTGGACTGGAGGCAGAAGGGCGCCGTCGCTTACGTCAAGAACCAAGGCTAATGCGGTACAAATTAATACCAATCGCTAGCTGCATCATGGTCTGATTTGATCAACGATCATGCATGGTTAGTGATCGATCGATGCTTTCTTTGATCGGTGTGTTGACGTGCAGGCAGCTGCTGGGCGTTCTCCGCGGTGGGCGCGGTGGAAGGGATCAACAAGATCGTCATCGGCGACCTCGTGACGCTGTCGGAGCAGGAGCTGGTGGACTGCTCCAAGAACGGGCAAAACAACGGGTGCAACGGCGGGATGATGGACGACGCCTTCGCCTTCATCGCCCGGAACGGCGGCATCGACACCGACGAGGACTACCCCTACACTGCCCGGGACGGCAGGTGcgacctcgccaagaaggcCCGCAAGGTCGTCTCCATCGACGGCTTCGAGGATGTCCCCAGCAACGACGAGATGTCCCTGCAGAAGGCCGTCGCGCACCAGCCCGTCACCgtggtgatgaggacatcaacaccaacgatacatccacacctacacaagtaccagtttctggtccgataactcgcgcccgtgctcgtcaacttaatcatcaagtaagttcactcttgagttcctgtccatcctatttagaccatggagacgcgtgcactcttgttttggttaggaatcatggagaagaccgaaagggaaacggactcgcgcaggctggattcggactccaggacagtaccaacttgtgatggtcaccacggtcgcatacggacacggattggggcgttcaagtacttcacggatttgttatgaagtctattttcatatgaatctGAAATCAAGTCAATATCTGGTCTGAGGCGGTCGCaatgaccaatttactaccGATAAGTTTTCCAGTgttgcgtcaccttattttggcccaatgggccgtgtatcaagttgggtccattagggacatgtcctagggttggggcacgaccccaacaccctcctggttgtcctcctaggcattaataaggattagagccgccacaaacagattgggttttgtttagatcaagtttagctctcgttacttgcttgtaagcgcgcgtgctggatcatcCGCCCGTCTTgctatcttcggaaccccaccgtaTTGaaattgagttggaaaccttcatctacatctagtaaattcagtacttgttatacttgttcttgctagttcttcgattgcttgcaggacgagtgccctagtggccgggtgacgcgctccacaagatcgcggcagccattggaggtggtgtatcggttgctaaggcgcagcttggaaggctgtagtcgggccgtgaacgtcgtctccatcgaccaatcgagttatcccacgcctctcatcgaaagatcgggaatcaccCATAGCGGGTTCATATTAGTTGGTATTAGagcttttattttctactacatgtcatccccaaactgatggtcaaactaaATTTGTcaatagaactttgtctactatGTTACGGGCTGTTTTAAAgaagaacattaagatgtgggaagattgtttgcctcaCATTGAATTTGGTTATAATCGTTCgctgcattctactacaaagatgtgcccatttcagattgtatatggtttcttgcctcgtgctcctattgatttgatgcctttgccatcttctgaaaaattaaattttgatgctactaagcgtgctgaattgatgttaaaactgcatgaaacaactaaagaaaacatagagcgtatgaatgctaaatataagtttgccggtgataaaggtagaaaggaaaTAATATTGGAACCTGGCGActtagtttggttgcacttgagaaaggataggtttcctgaattgcgaaagtctaaattgatgcctcAGGCTGATGGACCCTTTAAAGTCTTGGAGAAAGTTAATGATAATACATATAAGCTCGATCTGCCTTCCGATTTTGGGGTTagtcccacatttaacattgcagatttgaagccatatttggaagaagaagaagagcttgagtcgaggacgactcaaatgcaagaaggggaggatgatgaggacatcaacaccaacgatacatccacacctacacaagtaccagtttctggtccgataactcgcgcccgtgctcgtgaacttaatcatcaagtaagttcactcttgagttcctatccatcctatttagaccatggagacgcgtgcactcttgttttggttaggaatcatggagaagaccgaaagagaaacggactcgcgcaggctggattcggactccaggacagtaccaacttgtgatggtcaccacggtcgcatacggacatggattggggcgttcaagtacttcacggatttgttatgaagtctattttcatatggatctggaatcAAGTCCATATCTGGTCTGAGGTGGTCGCaatgaccaatttactaccGATAGGTTTTCTagtgctgcgtcaccttattttggcccaatgggccgtgtatcaagttgggtccattagggacatgtcctagggttgggacacgaccccaacaccctcctgatcgtcctcctaggtattaataaggattagagccgccacaaacagattgggttttgtttagatcaagtttagctctcgctacttgcttgtaagcgcgcgtgctggatcagccgcccgtcttgctgTCTTCAGAACCCCACCGTATTGaaattgagttggaaaccttcatctacatctagtaaattcagtacttgttatacttattcttgctagttcttcgattgcttgcaggacgagtgccctagtggccgggtgacgcgctccacaagatcgcggcagccattggaggtggtgtatcggttgctaaggcgcagcttggaaggctgtagtcgggccgtgaacgttgtctccatcgaccaattgagttatcccacgcctctcatcgaaagatcgggaatcacccctagcgggttcatattaCGTGGCCATCGAGGCCggcggccgcgagttccagctcTACGAATCGGTCAGCTACTAGCTCACTGACAAATTAATAAGCTTCGTTTGTATCTCGATCACTGACAGGTCAACCAATAACCATGCAATGCAATTCTGTGCATGTGCAGGGCGTGTTCACCGGCAGGTGCGGCACATCGCTGGACCACGGCGTGGTGGCGGTAGGGTACGTCACCGATGAGGACGGCAATGACTACTGGCTCGTGCGCAACTCGTGGGGCGCCGACTGGGGCGAGGCCGGCTACATCCGGATGAAGCGCAACGTGACGGCGCGCACCGGCAAGTGCGGCATCGCCATGGAGGCGAAGTACCCCGTCAAGGACGGGCCTAACCCgatccccgcgccgccgtcccccgtGGTGCCGCAGGCCTGCGACCGcatctcgccgtcgccgtcctgcTACCCGTCTCTGGCGTTGTCCTCCTCACCGGTCGTCCCCTCCGTCTGcgccccggccggcgccctcaAACCAAAGCCCTGGGTTCGTAACTACGAATCAGTTTAGTTTTAATTTGATCCACGATGTCCTTCCTGGTCGCGACTGGCGTTTGATACACTTCTGTCCGACCGATTTGTGGTGCCGCTTTTCATTAGGGTCTAGGACTTCGGTGCCGGGCCGCGGAGGAGGCTTCGATGCCGGCGCGGGGGAATGCTCCGCTCAAGGTGATGATCTCGGGAGCGCCCGCGTCGGGCAAAGGGACGCAATGCCGCATGATCGTCGAGAAGGTGAAATGTGGAACCCAATTACAATGTTGTGCCGACATTTTCTTCGGTGTCAACTGCTCTGAATGCTCAATCTATTTGTGTTGGGTCCGAGTCGTCCATAATCTAGATTTTAGGTGAAGCGAACTCAATGTCAACTTGTTAATGTGAAATTACCAATTAAATTTTGTGTTGTGCCAATCTGCAGAGATCTGAATGTTCCAGACATCTGTGCATAGGAGATCAGTAGTAAGTAATACAGAGTAGACTAATAGTGATCAAAATAAACCCTCTGAAAATATTGATATGCTAATTTGATATACAATTTTTCTTTAGAAGATTTCTCTACTTGGTATAAGAATGTAAGGCTTCATGTAATGCTATGCATGCATCAGAAAATGGTTATTGGTTTGACATATTTAATACTAGCACTTGCACTTGCACTGCACCCATATTCTCTATATATTAAGCTTTATACTTTTGTTTTTCCATTTCGACTCTGGTTTTGTGCAGTAGCAAAGTTTATGTTGACCCTGAGTCTTCTAATGTTGTTTTCTAttgttttgcttttcttttaGTATGGTTTAGTTCACATATCAACTGGAGATCTTCTGCGAGCTGAAGTATCTTCTGGCACAGAAATTGGCAAAAAAGCAAAGGAATATATGGGCAGTGGAAAGCTTGTACCGGATCAAGTTGTCACAGATGTATGTGGCTTGTTTGTCACAGATATGATCTTTCGGTAGAATTCTGTGAGCTATCTAATTACCTGCTATTCCAAGTAGATGGTGGTATCCCGACTATCACAACCAGATGTACAAGAAAGAGGGTGGCTTCTTGATGGCTACCCCAGGAGCTTCAGTCAAGCACAAAGCCTTGAAAGTTTGAAAATAAGACCAGATATATTCATTGTGCTGGAAGTAAGTCAAAATTAACTACATATATGACATGTGTTTCTAATATTTAATTTTGACAAGTATTATGTTGGCGTGTTGGATTTCACTTCCAGAATGTTATCCATGATTTTATTTATAGGCATGGCCACAATCCTTTATGAGTATTACATTTTATTTCTGCAATTATGTCAGATCAGAGTGTCCAACAAATGAGAGGATGTTCAAACCTTTTCCTTTCAAATAACTTTCTAATATGAGCTTAATGTCtttggaaaaaaataatatgagcTTAATATGTTGACTCAGATTTGATAACTTGTTAATACTTCATAGCTCTGTGCAGCAAAGTGCAAGTTTAGAATAGCTGTGAAAATAAATCAATAATTTAAAATGGATTTAATAATAAACATTAAGTTGAGTTCTTTTCCAGTCTGTACCTTTTACTTTTAATTATTTTGTCACTTTGGTACCTTCTGTTGCACCAATGCACATGCCTGTGTGAATTCaatacagcagcagcagtagcttGATCAATTATTTGGTATGTTGTGTCATATATGCATCTGTGTTTTTTAGGGCACATATATGCATCTGTGGTTATGTTGTGCATTTGTGGCCATAACgctttatctctttttttttggtaaCACTAAAGTTTTAATCTGGTGATAATATAATACCGTGCTTTTTTGGTTCTTCCGTTCTTACCTGACATTGTGTTGCTGTGTAACATAGATACATTTTCTTGGGTAGTTTAACACAGATACCTTTGACCTCTTGCACTTCAATATTTTGCTCTCATTGAATTCAGGTTCCTGATGACATTCTAATCAACAGATGTGTTGGAAGACGGCTGGATCCTGTGACTGGCAAAATTTACCATGTAAAAAACTTCCCCCCGGAGAATGAGGAGATTTCTGCCCGACTTATTACACGTTCTGACGATACATTTGAGAAGGTTCTTGCATTGCCCACTTAGTAacgttttgttttgttttctgtCATCTTAAGACCAAAGATCCAAACAAACAGTTGCTGACTTGCTGTTTTATGGAGGTAGAAGAAACAGAAGTGACCTCGTATCGCCCTCCTAAGTAAACCAACATAAATATAAACCAAAATAATTTTAATAGGCTTACAAAATGGTAGAAACAGTCCTCAGTTCAGCGATAAGATCTGAATATGTATTTATGTTATTCAAATATGGTGCTAGATTCTCAGGACTTGATTTGCAAGCATTCCTT
The genomic region above belongs to Setaria italica strain Yugu1 chromosome VI, Setaria_italica_v2.0, whole genome shotgun sequence and contains:
- the LOC101766841 gene encoding LOW QUALITY PROTEIN: uncharacterized protein LOC101766841 (The sequence of the model RefSeq protein was modified relative to this genomic sequence to represent the inferred CDS: substituted 2 bases at 2 genomic stop codons) yields the protein MNIWDMRLGKPEGELTAKAQKKFDDANNLFVGCIISNISDHLVDVYIDMTDAKVLWDALVARYDAADAHEVQCIVKDLELLKCQLPDKFVAGCIIAMLPSSRRNFATSLKHRRHEISVESLIAPLDVEEKARKKDTVEIGDQERADRKGRKANGPKDVNMVTIGNTGDGYDMNSNSRLSAEINTAPVESSEQPNEFEHEDVLEKDGSEAPRRSKRQRVTKSFGDDFTVYLVDATPTSIAEVYASPDADDWKEAVQSAMDLILSNGTWEFTERPYGCKPVGCKWVFKKKLRLDGTIDKYKARIVAKGYTQKEGASRGLTAVALAFLLLLASPAAAARDTTTVGMERTEAQARAMYDXWLARHRKAYKAAVGGEKYDRRFRAFWDNLRFVDVHNAGAGTRGYCLGMNRFADLTNEEFRAAYLSASATGGGRGRGAAVTIGERYRHDGVEALPECVDWRQKGAVAYVKNQGXCGSCWAFSAVGAVEGINKIVIGDLVTLSEQELVDCSKNGQNNGCNGGMMDDAFAFIARNGGIDTDEDYPYTARDGRCDLAKKARKVVSIDGFEDVPSNDEMSLQKAVAHQPVNVAIEAGGREFQLYESGVFTGRCGTSLDHGVVAVGYVTDEDGNDYWLVRNSWGADWGEAGYIRMKRNVTARTGKCGIAMEAKYPVKDGPNPIPAPPSPVVPQACDRISPSPSCYPSLALSSSPVVPSVCAPAGALKPKPWGLGLRCRAAEEASMPARGNAPLKVMISGAPASGKGTQCRMIVEKYGLVHISTGDLLRAEVSSGTEIGKKAKEYMGSGKLVPDQVVTDMVVSRLSQPDVQERGWLLDGYPRSFSQAQSLESLKIRPDIFIVLEVPDDILINRCVGRRLDPVTGKIYHVKNFPPENEEISARLITRSDDTFEKVKSRLDTYKQNSEAILPAYSDFLNQEIDSLLQKICENTSANKLIKANGKSPASVDTGSKNEWRGIPTRLNNIPHSREIRKYFYDDVLQATKRAIEDKKTRLQIDINIPELNPEMDVYRIGTLMELVRELSLSFADDGKRVKVCVQGSMGQGAFAGIPLQLAGTRKILEFMDWGDYGAKGTFINIGAVGASEVDKEDDMFVLIAPQNAVGNCIIDDMRAMTDAAGDRPVILVNPRLKDMPGSSGVMQTMGRDMRLKYAASFETCYSFRLLYYAGSFYPIMGALRMAYPNKYEIYRRVDEPDGKEKYALIAEFTDKPTPDDITSAFKGRKKDDEKAPSGFWGFLSGIL